The following are from one region of the Sorghum bicolor cultivar BTx623 chromosome 2, Sorghum_bicolor_NCBIv3, whole genome shotgun sequence genome:
- the LOC8077495 gene encoding G-type lectin S-receptor-like serine/threonine-protein kinase At2g19130, producing MEAVKRVCSLSQPPLATFFFLAVAAFAARDTILPGEGISGNQTLVSRNGVFELGFFSPGTDIYHFLGVRILNMPTNAGTPKFWFGDRVYISDLPSAALQLFGDRLYITENGTNLWWSSVAGAGGGPAAPTASVVAVLLDSGNLVVRDQANSSRVLWQSFDYPGDALLPGARLGLDGDTGNNVSLTYTNTNSWHNSSLSVDPDRRRRNGFVLATDGWDVLRGTFPEWMVSSQGNGSSLVLLNNRPGAGMAEHLQLHLGQVSLRSWSSSAGCWVASWTFPSDCKSSAFFCGRFGACTSNGTCGCVDGFEPANPSEWQRGYFVNGCSRSLPLSCTADNGGRLTAEHDDSFVLLDNLQGLPYSSQNATAEGDEGCRQACLSKCYCVAYAYDDDDDSGCKLWFNYLYNVSFAATPPYSKVYVRLGSKLMAQKASKTVGIVFMVVGLTAAVCVILILALLWRYRGGFLSTTACRKFQEVEGGSLAVYTYAQVRRATRNFSDEHKLGEGGFGCVFRGTMPGPTVVAVKRLKGFGQADKQFRAEVQTLGVIRHTNIVPLLGFCVTGSRRLLVYQYMDNGSLGAHLFPENKPCLLNWDLRYRIAHGIAKGLAYLHEECEDCIIHCDIKPENILLDAEFRVKIADFGMAKLLGREFSSALTTIRGTMGYLAPEWVSGQPITKKADVYSFGIVLLEIISGRRTIRRLKFGSHRYFPHYAAAQLNEGNVMSLLDRRLGGNASVEELDVTCRVACWCIQDEEDDRPSMAQVVRMLEGVLDTGIPPVPSSFMNLIEGESSSTSSEEG from the coding sequence ATGGAGGCAGTGAAGCGCGTCTGCTCGCTGTCCCAGCCACCGCTGgccaccttcttcttcctcgccGTGGCTGCCTTCGCGGCCAGAGACACCATCCTCCCAGGCGAGGGCATCTCCGGGAACCAGACTCTTGTTTCCCGGAACGGCGTGTTCGAGCTGGGGTTCTTCTCCCCGGGGACGGACATATACCACTTCTTGGGCGTGCGGATCCTGAACATGCCGACGAACGCCGGCACCCCGAAATTCTGGTTCGGGGACCGGGTCTACATCTCCGACCTCCCCAGCGCGGCGCTGCAGCTCTTCGGCGATCGCCTGTACATCACCGAGAACGGCACTAACCTCTGGTGGTCAAGCGTGgcgggcgccggcggcggccccgCGGCGCCGACGGCATCCGTCGTCGCGGTCCTCCTCGACAGCGGCAACCTCGTGGTGCGGGACCAGGCCAACTCGTCGCGGGTCCTGTGGCAGAGCTTCGACTACCCCGGCGACGCGCTGCTCCCCGGCGCGAGGCTCGGGCTCGACGGGGACACCGGGAACAACGTCTCGCTGACGTACACCAACACCAACTCGTGGCACAACAGCAGCCTCAGCGTCGATCCGGACCGCCGCAGGAGGAACGGGTTCGTGCTCGCCACCGACGGCTGGGACGTCCTCCGGGGGACCTTCCCGGAATGGATGGTGTCTTCTCAAGGAAACGGCAGCTCGCTGGTGCTGCTCAATAATCGTCCGGGCGCAGGCATGGCGGAGCACTTGCAGCTCCATCTGGGGCAAGTGAGCCTACGGAGCTGGTCGAGTTCTGCTGGCTGCTGGGTGGCCAGTTGGACCTTCCCTTCCGACTGCAAATCCAGCGCCTTCTTCTGCGGCCGTTTCGGCGCCTGCACGAGCAACGGCACGTGTGGCTGCGTCGACGGATTCGAGCCTGCAAACCCATCAGAGTGGCAGCGTGGATACTTTGTGAACGGTTGCTCGAGGTCTCTGCCACTGAGCTGCACGGCAGACAATGGCGGCCGCCTGACGGCGGAACACGATGACTCGTTTGTCCTTCTAGACAACCTGCAAGGGCTCCCTTACAGCTCCCAGAACGCCACGGCAGAGGGTGACGAAGGTTGCAGACAAGCCTGTCTGAGCAAATGCTACTGCGTCGCGTACGcgtatgacgacgacgacgactctgGGTGCAAGCTATGGTTCAACTACCTGTACAACGTGAGCTTCGCTGCTACACCTCCGTACAGCAAGGTTTATGTTCGTTTGGGTTCGAAGCTCATGGCTCAAAAAGCTTCGAAAACAGTAGGGATCGTGTTCATGGTTGTCGGACTGACAGCAGCAGTTTGTGTGATACTGATACTGGCGCTTCTATGGAGATACAGGGGAGGTTTTTTGTCTACTACTGCTTGCAGAAAGTTCCAAGAAGTGGAAGGAGGCTCTCTTGCTGTCTACACATATGCACAGGTCAGGAGAGCAACGAGGAATTTCTCCGACGAGCACAAGCTCGGCGAGGGAGGTTTCGGCTGTGTTTTCAGGGGAACAATGCCGGGACCAACCGTCGTCGCCGTGAAGCGTCTGAAAGGCTTTGGGCAAGCAGACAAGCAGTTCAGAGCTGAAGTGCAGACGCTCGGAGTGATTCGGCACACGAACATCGTCCCTCTCTTGGGATTCTGCGTCACAGGGAGCAGGAGGCTGCTTGTGTACCAGTACATGGACAATGGCTCCTTGGGTGCACACCTCTTCCCGGAAAACAAACCATGTCTACTGAACTGGGATCTTCGGTACCGGATTGCGCATGGCATCGCCAAGGGCCTAGCCTACCTCCACGAGGAATGCGAAGACTGCATCATACACTGTGATATCAAGCCAGAAAACATACTCCTCGACGCGGAATTCCGCGTGAAGATCGCGGACTTCGGCATGGCAAAGCTTCTTGGACGGGAGTTCAGCTCTGCACTGACCACGATCCGAGGAACCATGGGATATCTTGCGCCGGAGTGGGTGTCTGGACAGCCTATCACCAAGAAAGCAGATGTCTATAGCTTTGGCATCGTGCTGCTGGAGATAATCTCGGGGAGAAGGACTATCAGGAGACTGAAATTTGGGAGCCATCGGTATTTCCCTCATTATGCTGCTGCCCAGCTGAATGAAGGAAATGTGATGAGCTTGCTGGATCGTAGGCTGGGAGGAAATGCCAGTGTCGAGGAGCTTGATGTCACCTGTAGAGTTGCCTGTTGGTGCATCCAGGACGAGGAGGATGACAGGCCATCGATGGCCCAAGTTGTTCGTATGCTGGAAGGTGTTTTAGACACTGGAATTCCTCCGGTTCCGTCTTCCTTCATGAACCTTATTGAGGGTGAGAGCAGCAGTACATCTTCGGAAGAAGGCTAA
- the LOC8080736 gene encoding L-ascorbate oxidase homolog, producing MAGANAGRGAARVLFSLLGLVLVPLLVAGDDPYRFFTWTVTYGDIYPLGVKQQGILINNQFPGPQIEAVTNDNLIINVFNKLNEPFLLSWSGLQQRRNSFEDGVAGTTCPIPPGANFTYIMQAKDQIGTYYYFPSLAFHKAAGGFGGIRVLSRPQIPVPFPPPAADYTVLIGDWYKANHTDLRYVLDSGKAIGFPDGLLINGRSLNGYTFTVQPGRTYRFRITNVGLATSLNIRFQGHTMKLVEVEGSHTMQTTYSSLDVHLGQSYSVLLTADQPGFDYAVVVSTRFTAKIISTTAVLHYTNSAGKAPGSLPGGPTIQIDWSLNQARSIRWNLTASGPRPNPQGSYHYGLVPVTRTIRLANSAAAVNGKQRYAVNSVSYVSPDTPLKVADYYKIGGVFSVGTIADSPTYGGAYLQTSVMGANYRDYVEIVFENNEDEVQSWHIDGYAFWVVGMDGGKWSSASRQGYNLRDGVSRYTVQVYPRSWTAIYMPLDNVGMWNVRSENWARQYLGQQFYLRVWTPSTSLRDEYPIPKNALLCGRAAGRRTRPL from the exons ATGGCAGGCGCCAATGCCGGTCGTGGCGCCGCTCGTGTCCTGTTCTCCCTCCTCGGCCTGGTGCTGGTGCCGCTGCTCGTGGCCGGCGACGACCCGTACCGGTTCTTCACGTGGACGGTCACCTACGGCGACATCTACCCGCTGGGCGTCAAGCAGCAG GGGATCCTGATCAACAACCAGTTCCCGGGGCCGCAGATCGAGGCCGTCACCAACGACAACCTCATCATCAACGTCTTCAACAAGCTCAACGAGCCGTTCCTCCTCTCCTG GAGCGGGCTCCAGCAGCGGCGGAATTCGTTCGAGGACGGCGTGGCCGGCACGACGTGCCCGATCCCGCCGGGCGCCAACTTCACCTACATCATGCAGGCCAAGGACCAGATCGGCACCTACTACTACTTCCCCTCGCTGGCCTTCCACAAGGCCGCCGGCGGGTTCGGCGGCATCCGCGTGCTCAGCCGCCCGCAGATCCCCGTCCCGttcccgccgcccgccgccgacTACACCGTCCTCATCGGCGACTGGTACAAGGCCAACCACACC GATCTGAGGTACGTCCTTGACAGCGGCAAGGCGATCGGGTTCCCTGACGGGCTGCTCATCAACGGCCGGAGCTTGAATGGCTACACCTTCACCGTGCAGCCCG GCCGGACGTACCGGTTCCGGATCACCAACGTGGGCCTGGCCACCTCCCTGAACATCCGGTTCCAGGGCCACACCATGAAGCTGGTGGAGGTGGAGGGGTCCCACACCATGCAGACCACCTACTCGTCCCTGGACGTGCACCTCGGCCAGTCCTACTCCGTGCTGCTCACCGCCGACCAGCCGGGCTTCGACTACGCCGTCGTCGTCTCCACGCGCTTCACCGCCAAAATCATCTCCACCACGGCCGTCCTGCACTACACCAACTCCGCCGGCAAGGCGCCGGGCTCCCTTCCGGGAGGCCCCACCATCCAGATCGACTGGTCACTCAACCAGGCCCGCTCGATCAGGTGGAACCTGACGGCGAGCGGGCCGAGGCCCAACCCGCAGGGGTCGTACCACTACGGCCTGGTGCCGGTGACCCGGACCATCCGGctcgccaactcggcggcggcCGTCAACGGGAAGCAGCGCTACGCGGTGAACAGCGTGTCGTACGTGAGCCCGGACACCCCGCTCAAGGTCGCCGACTACTACAAGATCGGCGGCGTCTTCTCCGTGGGCACCATCGCCGACAGCCCCACCTACGGCGGCGCTTACCTGCAGACGTCGGTCATGGGGGCCAACTACAGGGACTACGTGGAGATCGTGTTCGAGAACAATGAGGACGAGGTGCAGTCGTGGCACATTGACGGATACGCCTTCTGGGTCGTCGG AATGGATGGGGGAAAATGGTCATCGGCAAGCAGGCAGGGCTACAATTTGAGAGACGGTGTGTCGCGGTACACTGTCCAG GTGTACCCCAGATCATGGACGGCGATCTACATGCCCCTTGACAACGTGGGAATGTGGAATGTCCGGTCGGAGAACTGGGCCAGGCAGTACCTGGGGCAGCAGTTCTACCTCCGCGTCTGGACGCCGTCGACGTCGTTGCGCGACGAATACCCGATCCCCAAGAACGCGCTCCTGTGCGGCCGGGCCGCCGGTCGCCGGACCAGGCCGCTGTGA
- the LOC8077496 gene encoding uncharacterized protein LOC8077496 isoform X2 → MSTTMPPPPPPPHHHGPATIQRPSPAGSDGALNFAQKFHPSHYQIPFFKIKIQGSSSSLPRASASAPFPPHAAAPGHCQVGHTMEQPPPASSSAPAPAPQSLVSRARTAIHSAAARVLTDIKADLRDAEGFGGRSRAPSPRTSLDREAEVSATGREPDVKPPPSPRDEVLEVSPSGNEDCSNIPTELTCSTKLTFPPASVVKQLVSAIENGKSFKSMSDMRYTGDQLLKDKGGLSLSVVKSLVRRDKEERSSSEFFGDEETQSLMYSLFKLEEQFSLEGSQCFPELFHSRSVSKDLHGAPPGSFVHHLAVVIGSISSVHKMAFFWQSVVLELRKLWSDWQPVPRMPLEAAPDLNSCLLHQEIQVVNCCIARKKRRKAAKESLDSLLKQASIDKSEPRLSKGKSHDSEMYARDSTGDYVLRLGADRSSENLTLLETGEPIYSPTLQEGPIMTAELIKETEELVLRTGSLGAGCSQLLSDMQAFKAANPGCVLEDFVRWHSPPDWSEDCAANSTTVGEGSSRRGRLSDRMQTKGNLWKELWEAAKPIPAVEQTPIYDEDLAVESIFDALEVIEPSKLFEQLLGVILSVCFVAAESVLAADSNLSKLFYDCKDYIIGICHDAMSKDELDEICKVYETMEAIVIHPEEALQIMEQPDEKSVDNKNRFKLKLNFMAKDRPPLWKRTTKDEKKMSPKDDKNTSEEKNTKIFSNLFDKKVNIFSKKNVKSPEVPAAPTSSSPGPFDESEWTIL, encoded by the exons ATGTCCACGACGAtgccgccaccaccgccgccgccccatCATCACGGCCCAGCCACCATCCAACGGCCGAGCCCGGCCGGATCGGACGGCGCCCTGAATTTCGCCCAGAAATtccacccctcccactaccAAATCCCGTTTTTTAAAATCAAAATCcaaggctcctcctcctcccttccCCGTGCTTCGGCTTCGGCTCCCTTTCCTCCGCATGCGGCCGCCCCGGGCCACTGCCAGGTAGGCCACACCATGGAGCAGCCGCCGCCCGCCTCCtcgtcggcgccggcgccggcgccgcagtCGCTCGTGTCCCGCGCGCGCACCGCGATCcactccgccgccgcccgcgtGCTCACCGACATCAAGGCCGACCTCCGAG ATGCCGAAGGATTCGGCGGGCGTAGCAGGGCGCCGTCGCCGAGGACGTCCCTGGATCGGGAGGCCGAAGTGAGCGCCACGGGGCGGGAGCCGGACGtgaagccgccgccgtcgccgcgtgATGAG GTCCTAGAAGTAAGCCCCTCAGGGAACGAGGATTGCTCAAACATCCCAACTGAATTAACTTGTTCAACAAAGCTGACCTTTCCTCCAGCTTCAGTAGTTAAACAACTGGTGTCTGCCATTGA AAATGGGAAAAGTTTCAAGTCAATGAGTGATATGAGGTATACTGGAGACCAATTGCTGAAAGATAAGGGAGGTTTGAGCTTATCTGTTGTTAAATCACTTGTTCGACGCGACAAGGAAGAAAGATCAAGCTCCGAATTTTTTGGTGATGAAGAAACTCAATCTTTGATGTACTCCTTGTTCAAATTAG AGGAACAATTTTCACTAGAAGGAAGTCAATGTTTCCCTGAATTGTTTCATTCAAGATCCGTGTCCAAGGATCTACATGGTGCACCACCTGGAAGTTTTGTCCATCATTTAGCAGTGGTTATTGGCAGCATTAGTTCTGTGCACAAGATGGCATTTTTTTGGCAATCAGTTGTTCTTGAG TTGAGGAAACTATGGTCTGATTGGCAACCTGTGCCTCGAATGCCACTGGAGGCTGCTCCAGACTTGAATTCTTGTTTACTACATCAGGAGATCCAAGTTGTAAATTGCTGCATTGCCAGGAAAAAGCGAAGGAAAGCAGCTAAGGAGTCACTGGATTCCTTGCTAAAGCAGGCAAGTATTGATAAATCAGAACCCAGGTTGTCAAAAGGGAAGTCTCATGACAGCGAGATGTATGCAAGAGATAGTACTGGTGATTATGTCCTTCGACTTGGTGCTGATCGGTCATCTGAGAACTTAACATTGCTGGAAACTGGTGAGCCTATTTATTCCCCAACACTGCAG GAAGGCCCCATCATGACAGCAGAGCTTATAAAAGAAACAGAGGAGCTAGTGTTACGGACAGGAAG TCTTGGTGCTGGATGCTCTCAACTTCTATCAGAtatgcaagctttcaag GCAGCAAATCCTGGCTGTGTCCTGGAAGATTTCGTTAGATGGCACTCTCCACCTGATTGGTCTGAGGATTGTGCTGCAAACAGTACTACAGTTGGGGAAGGCTCATCTAGACGTGGGCGGTTAAGTGATAGAATGCAAACAAAAG GTAACTTGTGGAAGGAACTGTGGGAGGCTGCAAAACCAATACCTGCTGTTGAACAGACTCCTATATATGATGAAGATTTAGCTGT GGAAAGCATTTTTGATGCGTTGGAAGTTATCGAGCCATCAAAACTGTTTGAGCAGTTACTTGGCGTCATT CTTTCTGTATGCTTTGTGGCAGCAGAATCGGTTCTAGCAGCAGATAGCAATCTGTCAAAATTGTTCTACGACTGTAAGGACTACATAATTGGCATTTGCCACGATGCAATGTCAAAAGATGAGCTAGATGAGATCTGCAAG GTGTACGAGACAATGGAAGCCATAGTAATCCACCCTGAAGAAGCTCTCCAGATCATGGAGCAACCTGATGAAAAGTCTGTTGACAATAAAAACCGCTTCAAGCTGAAGCTCAACTTTATGGCCAAAGATCGCCCACCACTCTGGAAGCGCACAACAAAGGATGAGAAGAAGATGTCTCCAAAGGATGACAAGAATACATCAGAGGAAAAGAACACGAAGATATTCTCCAACCTTTTTGACAAGAAGGTCAACATATTTTCAAAGAAGAATGTGAAATCGCCGGAAGTGCCAGCGGCACCCACTTCATCTTCGCCTGGGCCATTTGACGAGAGTGAGTGGACGATTTTGTAG
- the LOC8077496 gene encoding uncharacterized protein LOC8077496 isoform X1 yields the protein MSTTMPPPPPPPHHHGPATIQRPSPAGSDGALNFAQKFHPSHYQIPFFKIKIQGSSSSLPRASASAPFPPHAAAPGHCQVGHTMEQPPPASSSAPAPAPQSLVSRARTAIHSAAARVLTDIKADLRDAEGFGGRSRAPSPRTSLDREAEVSATGREPDVKPPPSPRDEVLEVSPSGNEDCSNIPTELTCSTKLTFPPASVVKQLVSAIENGKSFKSMSDMRYTGDQLLKDKGGLSLSVVKSLVRRDKEERSSSEFFGDEETQSLMYSLFKLEEQFSLEGSQCFPELFHSRSVSKDLHGAPPGSFVHHLAVVIGSISSVHKMAFFWQSVVLELRKLWSDWQPVPRMPLEAAPDLNSCLLHQEIQVVNCCIARKKRRKAAKESLDSLLKQASIDKSEPRLSKGKSHDSEMYARDSTGDYVLRLGADRSSENLTLLETGEPIYSPTLQEGPIMTAELIKETEELVLRTGSLGAGCSQLLSDMQAFKAANPGCVLEDFVRWHSPPDWSEDCAANSTTVGEGSSRRGRLSDRMQTKEGNLWKELWEAAKPIPAVEQTPIYDEDLAVESIFDALEVIEPSKLFEQLLGVILSVCFVAAESVLAADSNLSKLFYDCKDYIIGICHDAMSKDELDEICKVYETMEAIVIHPEEALQIMEQPDEKSVDNKNRFKLKLNFMAKDRPPLWKRTTKDEKKMSPKDDKNTSEEKNTKIFSNLFDKKVNIFSKKNVKSPEVPAAPTSSSPGPFDESEWTIL from the exons ATGTCCACGACGAtgccgccaccaccgccgccgccccatCATCACGGCCCAGCCACCATCCAACGGCCGAGCCCGGCCGGATCGGACGGCGCCCTGAATTTCGCCCAGAAATtccacccctcccactaccAAATCCCGTTTTTTAAAATCAAAATCcaaggctcctcctcctcccttccCCGTGCTTCGGCTTCGGCTCCCTTTCCTCCGCATGCGGCCGCCCCGGGCCACTGCCAGGTAGGCCACACCATGGAGCAGCCGCCGCCCGCCTCCtcgtcggcgccggcgccggcgccgcagtCGCTCGTGTCCCGCGCGCGCACCGCGATCcactccgccgccgcccgcgtGCTCACCGACATCAAGGCCGACCTCCGAG ATGCCGAAGGATTCGGCGGGCGTAGCAGGGCGCCGTCGCCGAGGACGTCCCTGGATCGGGAGGCCGAAGTGAGCGCCACGGGGCGGGAGCCGGACGtgaagccgccgccgtcgccgcgtgATGAG GTCCTAGAAGTAAGCCCCTCAGGGAACGAGGATTGCTCAAACATCCCAACTGAATTAACTTGTTCAACAAAGCTGACCTTTCCTCCAGCTTCAGTAGTTAAACAACTGGTGTCTGCCATTGA AAATGGGAAAAGTTTCAAGTCAATGAGTGATATGAGGTATACTGGAGACCAATTGCTGAAAGATAAGGGAGGTTTGAGCTTATCTGTTGTTAAATCACTTGTTCGACGCGACAAGGAAGAAAGATCAAGCTCCGAATTTTTTGGTGATGAAGAAACTCAATCTTTGATGTACTCCTTGTTCAAATTAG AGGAACAATTTTCACTAGAAGGAAGTCAATGTTTCCCTGAATTGTTTCATTCAAGATCCGTGTCCAAGGATCTACATGGTGCACCACCTGGAAGTTTTGTCCATCATTTAGCAGTGGTTATTGGCAGCATTAGTTCTGTGCACAAGATGGCATTTTTTTGGCAATCAGTTGTTCTTGAG TTGAGGAAACTATGGTCTGATTGGCAACCTGTGCCTCGAATGCCACTGGAGGCTGCTCCAGACTTGAATTCTTGTTTACTACATCAGGAGATCCAAGTTGTAAATTGCTGCATTGCCAGGAAAAAGCGAAGGAAAGCAGCTAAGGAGTCACTGGATTCCTTGCTAAAGCAGGCAAGTATTGATAAATCAGAACCCAGGTTGTCAAAAGGGAAGTCTCATGACAGCGAGATGTATGCAAGAGATAGTACTGGTGATTATGTCCTTCGACTTGGTGCTGATCGGTCATCTGAGAACTTAACATTGCTGGAAACTGGTGAGCCTATTTATTCCCCAACACTGCAG GAAGGCCCCATCATGACAGCAGAGCTTATAAAAGAAACAGAGGAGCTAGTGTTACGGACAGGAAG TCTTGGTGCTGGATGCTCTCAACTTCTATCAGAtatgcaagctttcaag GCAGCAAATCCTGGCTGTGTCCTGGAAGATTTCGTTAGATGGCACTCTCCACCTGATTGGTCTGAGGATTGTGCTGCAAACAGTACTACAGTTGGGGAAGGCTCATCTAGACGTGGGCGGTTAAGTGATAGAATGCAAACAAAAG AAGGTAACTTGTGGAAGGAACTGTGGGAGGCTGCAAAACCAATACCTGCTGTTGAACAGACTCCTATATATGATGAAGATTTAGCTGT GGAAAGCATTTTTGATGCGTTGGAAGTTATCGAGCCATCAAAACTGTTTGAGCAGTTACTTGGCGTCATT CTTTCTGTATGCTTTGTGGCAGCAGAATCGGTTCTAGCAGCAGATAGCAATCTGTCAAAATTGTTCTACGACTGTAAGGACTACATAATTGGCATTTGCCACGATGCAATGTCAAAAGATGAGCTAGATGAGATCTGCAAG GTGTACGAGACAATGGAAGCCATAGTAATCCACCCTGAAGAAGCTCTCCAGATCATGGAGCAACCTGATGAAAAGTCTGTTGACAATAAAAACCGCTTCAAGCTGAAGCTCAACTTTATGGCCAAAGATCGCCCACCACTCTGGAAGCGCACAACAAAGGATGAGAAGAAGATGTCTCCAAAGGATGACAAGAATACATCAGAGGAAAAGAACACGAAGATATTCTCCAACCTTTTTGACAAGAAGGTCAACATATTTTCAAAGAAGAATGTGAAATCGCCGGAAGTGCCAGCGGCACCCACTTCATCTTCGCCTGGGCCATTTGACGAGAGTGAGTGGACGATTTTGTAG
- the LOC8077497 gene encoding glycine-rich cell wall structural protein 1, giving the protein MSSTIHTAVFLLLLLGIVSELSTVTLANFAIPRFGHGIFGRRCRFGFGGGTGFGGGAGGGFGGGGSGGLGGGVGHGGGLGGGGGFGGGIGNGFGAGSGIGGGVGSGGGLGIGHGGGFGGGAGGGGGLGGGVGSGGGLGIGHGVGFGGGAGGGGGLGGGIGSGGGLGIGHGGGFGVGAGGGGGLGGGHGGGFGSGAGVGGGVYGGLGSGGGFGGGGGGGLGGGHGGGFGSGLGVGSGVGGGLGGGGGFGSGGGLGGGSSGGFGARGGIGGGAGGGLGGDSGHGSGFGAGAGSGGGVGGGGGR; this is encoded by the coding sequence ATGTCTAGCACTATACACACCGCTGtcttccttctcctcctccttggCATTGTTTCCGAGCTGAGCACTGTTACACTTGCTAATTTTGCCATCCCACGGTTTGGCCATGGCATATTTGGACGCCGCTGTCGATTTGGCTTCGGAGGAGGTACAGGGTTCGGTGGAGGTGCTGGAGGTGGTTTTGGAGGTGGTGGCAGTGGAGGGCTCGGTGGTGGTGTCGGCCATGGTGGTGGGttaggtggaggaggagggtttGGAGGAGGCATTGGTAATGGGTTTGGTGCTGGGTCAGGCATTGGGGGTGGCGTTGGATCAGGGGGAGGTCTTGGAATAGGACATGGAGGAGGCTTTGGTGGTGGGGCTGGAGGTGGAGGGGGACTTGGCGGTGGTGTTGGATCAGGGGGAGGCCTTGGAATAGGGCATGGAGTAGGCTTTGGTGGTGGGGCTGGAGGTGGAGGGGGACTCGGCGGTGGTATTGGATCAGGGGGAGGCCTTGGAATAGGACATGGAGGAGGCTTTGGTGTTGGGGCTGGAGGTGGAGGGGGCCTCGGCGGTGGCCATGGTGGTGGTTTCGGTAGCGGAGCTGGAGTTGGCGGTGGTGTTTATGGAGGCCTTGGTAGTGGTGGAGGGtttggaggtggtggtggaggaggcctCGGCGGTGGGCATGGTGGAGGCTTTGGTTCTGGATTGGGTGTAGGGAGTGGTGTAGGTGGTGgtcttggtggtggaggaggcttTGGTAGTGGTGGTGGACTTGGTGGCGGATCCAGTGGAGGTTTCGGTGCAAGGGGCGGTATAGGAGGTGGTGCTGGAGGAGGTCTTGGTGGTGACAGTGGGCATGGTAGCGGCTTCGGTGCTGGTGCTGGTTCTGgaggtggtgttggtggaggcGGCGGTCGTTGA